A section of the Oreochromis aureus strain Israel breed Guangdong linkage group 22, ZZ_aureus, whole genome shotgun sequence genome encodes:
- the ciarta gene encoding circadian associated repressor of transcription a yields the protein MNSLGNSSKWPSYDSLPSTPSFLLSETEQTEDEAETFSEGEGDSGIGKLPSADEGISLSGRYIGLPPHTNRLRSRSQCDRSEQCSDKTKPPGSAPSPEDRTLSSSVTPGDIAFAQKCADLHRFIHPLLELLHGLKTGRFDRGLTSFQQSVAMDRLQRILGILQKPEMGEKYLQNLLQIEMLLKMWFPREAFTSTDTPNKTTTTRVAAHWSQNQLHIPVKKRKLSWPDSTEAGKVPAKHGKHGSCHAASSLDTISTCWRRSCTEQKTPEEEADEAAGYSCSSEHEFTRRTGTLSRPSYLCSRRAHDNRKHPESSPPCSSCGSPATQDSSVSSSNIITTSDSP from the exons ATGAATTCATTAGGTAATTCCTCCAAATGGCCATCTTATGACTCACTACCCTCCACTCCAAGCTTTCTACTCAGTGAGACTGAGCAGACTGAAGATGAGGCTGAAACCTTCTCAGAGGGAGAGGGGGACAGTGGGATTGGAAAGTTGCCTTCCGCCGATGAAGGAATCTCACTTTCTGGAAGGTACATTGGTTTACCTCCTCATACCAATCGGCTGCGTTCGAGATCTCAGTGTGACAGGTCTGAACAGTGCTCTGACAAGACTAAACCTCCAGGCTCTGCCCCTTCTCCTGAAGACCGCACATTATCGTCATCAGTGACACCAGGGGACATCGCTTTCGCTCAGAAG TGTGCAGATTTGCACAGGTTTATCCATCCTCTCCTCGAGCTGCTTCATGGTTTAAAGACTGGCCGATTTGACCGAG GCTTAACCAGTTTCCAGCAGAGTGTTGCCATGGACAGGTTGCAGAGGATTCTTGGAATCCTACAGAAACCTGAAATGGG TGAGAAATATCTTCAGAATCTCCTGCAGATAGAGATGCTGCTCAAAATGTGGTTCCCTCGGGAGGCGTTTACATCCACAGACACACCAAACAAGACCACCACAACCAGAGTCGCAGCACACTGGAGCCAAAATCAACTCCACATCCCAGTAAAG AAGAGAAAACTGAGCTGGCCAGACTCTACCGAGGCTGGCAAAGTCCCAGCCAAGCACGGAAAACACGGGAGCTGCCATGCTGCCTCTTCACTAGACACCATTTCCACGTGTTGGCGCAGATCCTGTACAGAACAGAAAACTCCAGAGGAAGAAGCAGACGAAGCAGCTGGGTACAGCTGTAGCTCTGAACACGAGTTTACACGCAGGACTGGCACTTTAAGCAGGCCGTCATATTTATGTAGCAGGAGAGCACATGACAATCGGAAGCACCCTGAGAGTTCTCCGCCCTGCTCCTCATGTGGCAGCCCAGCTACACAAGACAGCTCGGTGTCTTCAAGCAACATCATTACTACAAGTGACTCACCTTAG